In bacterium YEK0313, one genomic interval encodes:
- the hupR1 gene encoding Hydrogenase transcriptional regulatory protein hupR1, producing the protein MEHSGTVLIVARRGGDWTDCLDVLSERYAYRVVLVGSVAEALTTMSGIHVDLAVAEDRKDESIGLDFLTRLRVSHPEIMRVYVATGGSPLSYGTLTKAAIYQFLLTPLDATQLGLVVERALEARELARRHRILSREFKISGDVLRLGERRDLLFRPESHQFEKLVYASEKMAELCDLAKQAATTELPILIQGETGTGKELLARAIHYNSPRRTSPLLIQNCGGMPDDLLQSELFGHKRGAFTGAISDRLGLFRAADGGTVFLDEISEVSPSFQVSLLRFLQEGEVKPLGSDKVEHCSVRIIAASNRSLKDMVARREFRQDLYFRLKGFELEVPPLRERRDDIAPLSEFFAAKHADGMGRKILGITASTIEKLSACDFPGNVRELENEIRRMVALAKDGEYITTRNMSASLLASAAARSRSDGPRGFVPEGATLKDRVESLEKQIVGSALLRNHWNQSRTAAELGLSRVGLSNKIKRYNLEQQG; encoded by the coding sequence ATGGAGCACTCTGGTACGGTCCTCATCGTAGCTCGGCGGGGAGGCGATTGGACGGACTGCCTTGACGTCCTGTCCGAGCGCTATGCCTATCGCGTGGTGCTTGTCGGCTCTGTAGCCGAAGCGCTGACCACGATGAGCGGCATCCATGTCGATCTTGCCGTTGCCGAAGATCGGAAGGACGAGTCCATTGGCCTGGATTTTCTGACCAGGTTGCGCGTGTCCCACCCGGAAATCATGCGGGTATATGTAGCCACGGGGGGATCGCCTCTATCCTACGGCACATTGACCAAGGCCGCGATCTACCAGTTCTTGCTCACCCCGCTCGACGCAACGCAGCTCGGCCTCGTCGTCGAGCGGGCGCTTGAAGCTCGCGAACTCGCCCGCCGCCACCGCATTCTTTCGCGGGAGTTCAAGATCTCCGGTGACGTACTCAGATTAGGCGAGCGCCGGGATCTCCTCTTCAGGCCCGAAAGCCACCAATTCGAAAAGCTCGTCTATGCCAGCGAGAAAATGGCAGAGCTGTGTGATTTGGCCAAACAAGCCGCCACAACAGAATTGCCGATCTTGATTCAGGGTGAGACCGGAACGGGCAAGGAGCTTTTGGCGCGCGCTATCCATTACAATTCGCCACGACGCACGAGCCCGCTCCTCATCCAGAACTGCGGCGGCATGCCGGACGACTTGCTGCAATCAGAATTGTTCGGCCATAAACGCGGCGCCTTCACCGGCGCCATCTCCGACCGCCTCGGCCTCTTTCGCGCCGCCGATGGCGGCACGGTATTCCTCGACGAGATTTCGGAGGTGTCCCCATCTTTCCAGGTGAGCCTGCTGCGCTTTCTCCAGGAGGGCGAGGTCAAACCGCTTGGCTCTGACAAAGTCGAGCACTGTAGCGTTCGCATCATTGCCGCCTCGAACAGGTCGCTCAAAGACATGGTCGCCCGGCGGGAATTTCGCCAGGATCTCTATTTCCGCCTCAAAGGTTTCGAGCTTGAGGTGCCTCCGCTTCGTGAGCGCCGCGACGATATCGCGCCCCTTTCCGAATTCTTCGCCGCGAAGCATGCCGATGGGATGGGTCGGAAGATCCTCGGCATCACAGCGAGCACGATCGAGAAGCTTTCCGCTTGCGACTTCCCCGGCAATGTCCGTGAGCTTGAGAACGAAATCCGGCGCATGGTTGCATTGGCCAAGGACGGCGAATACATCACCACGCGCAATATGTCGGCTTCGTTGTTGGCATCTGCCGCGGCGCGCAGTCGAAGCGATGGACCACGTGGCTTTGTACCCGAAGGCGCGACCTTGAAGGATCGAGTAGAAAGTCTGGAGAAGCAGATCGTCGGAAGTGCGCTGTTGCGCAACCACTGGAACCAAAGCCGCACAGCCGCTGAACTTGGCCTATCGCGCGTTGGACTTTCAAACAAGATCAAGCGCTACAACCTCGAGCAACAAGGCTAG
- the andAb gene encoding Anthranilate 1,2-dioxygenase ferredoxin subunit, which yields MNAIDLISTRRETLAGFTGDIERLEAVFADWDETQRSAVDAYRRAIEDLQGEAFRRLVRALKSDSAALTAMKQAVSDEIVYAVLRRHDILKPSLSERLETALDSVRPILASHGGDVELIAVRPPAIEVRFTGACDGCPASALTFHAGVKKAVEEACPEITDILQVKGASGSQHDSVRFVSPFALGAVNGWHLVCRLDEIPQGGVITRIVGEQNVILSRQGAVVSCFQNACAHLGMEIDGGAVENGIITCPWHGFQYDLATGECLTAPEVQLQSHAVKVVGNRVEVRLAT from the coding sequence ATGAACGCCATTGATCTCATCTCCACACGTCGCGAGACCCTGGCCGGCTTCACCGGAGACATCGAACGGCTGGAGGCGGTCTTTGCCGACTGGGATGAGACGCAGCGCAGCGCGGTCGATGCCTATCGGCGCGCGATCGAAGATCTGCAGGGCGAAGCGTTCCGTCGTCTCGTGCGAGCCTTGAAATCGGACTCTGCAGCGCTGACAGCGATGAAGCAGGCGGTCTCGGACGAGATTGTCTACGCGGTATTGAGGCGTCACGACATCCTCAAGCCGAGCCTCAGCGAGCGGCTCGAAACGGCGCTCGACAGCGTGAGGCCGATCCTGGCTTCCCATGGCGGAGACGTCGAGCTCATCGCAGTGAGACCGCCGGCGATCGAAGTGCGCTTCACCGGCGCCTGCGACGGCTGTCCGGCGTCAGCGTTGACCTTCCACGCTGGCGTCAAGAAAGCTGTCGAAGAAGCCTGCCCGGAGATCACCGACATTCTGCAGGTCAAAGGCGCTAGCGGCAGCCAGCATGACAGCGTGCGCTTCGTCAGCCCGTTCGCGCTGGGCGCGGTCAACGGCTGGCATCTGGTATGTCGGCTGGACGAGATACCGCAGGGCGGCGTCATCACGCGGATCGTCGGCGAACAGAACGTCATCCTGTCGCGGCAGGGCGCGGTCGTATCCTGTTTCCAGAACGCCTGCGCTCATCTCGGTATGGAGATCGATGGAGGCGCAGTCGAGAATGGTATCATCACCTGCCCTTGGCACGGCTTCCAATATGACCTCGCGACTGGCGAATGCCTGACGGCACCGGAAGTTCAACTTCAATCCCATGCTGTCAAGGTCGTCGGCAATCGCGTCGAAGTGAGGCTGGCGACATGA
- the cbbZC gene encoding Phosphoglycolate phosphatase, chromosomal, protein MKAIVFDLDGTLIDSAPDLHAAANRMLGDLGRPPLTLERVAGFVGNGVPALVARCLDATGGPADDFDSALARFRKHYARAPAQLTRPYAGVEPTLERLAASGVALGICTNKPPEFAVTILKELGLMRFVGALVGEGTVPQLKPDPAPLLHCLDRLGADETSALYVGDSEIDAETAFRAKVPFALFSGGYLRESVDAFEPVYVFDHFDDLSDYVLQGVGRR, encoded by the coding sequence GAACCGGATGCTCGGCGACCTTGGGCGGCCGCCCCTGACGCTTGAGCGTGTCGCCGGTTTCGTCGGCAACGGCGTGCCGGCATTGGTCGCGCGGTGCCTCGATGCGACCGGCGGCCCTGCGGACGATTTCGATAGCGCGCTCGCCCGGTTCCGGAAGCACTATGCGCGTGCCCCGGCGCAGCTGACACGGCCTTACGCTGGCGTCGAGCCGACGCTCGAGCGGCTCGCCGCATCCGGGGTTGCGCTCGGCATCTGCACGAACAAGCCGCCTGAGTTCGCCGTCACCATTCTCAAAGAGCTCGGGCTTATGCGCTTCGTCGGCGCCCTCGTGGGGGAAGGCACGGTGCCGCAGCTCAAACCCGACCCCGCTCCCCTGCTCCATTGCTTGGACCGGCTCGGCGCGGACGAAACTTCCGCGCTCTATGTCGGCGACAGCGAGATCGACGCCGAAACCGCATTCCGCGCGAAGGTTCCGTTCGCGCTGTTCTCCGGGGGGTATCTCCGGGAATCCGTCGACGCCTTCGAACCGGTGTACGTGTTCGATCACTTCGACGATCTTTCGGATTACGTGCTGCAGGGGGTCGGCAGACGATGA
- a CDS encoding NHL repeat protein, protein MMRVSLTSSIQHAAALAPAPAPLPLLNPVGARIVLGDHLAADGLPAPLLPSRATLFGPRGVAFASRQGPFFIADTGHHRLLVWRTVPNTDNSPADLLIGQPDFNVEGRNAGGNVGPATLNMPSGIATDGRVLAVADAWNHRILIWCSLPEVNNQPADIVLGQADFSGGLANRGSSNAGPHTLNWCYGVTIADGRLFVADTGNRRVLIWNTLPGENGQPADMVLGQAGMTIHDDNAGAEASAVGMRWPHAIVVANGRIFVADAGNSRIMVWNGFPNADGAPASFVIGQAGFEAVDHNRAAYEPSAHALQMPYGITVHDDMLVCADTGNSRLVGFPLPGLAMDAAATTLTGQRRFSDKGDNRWRFAARDSLCWPFAVTVCDGLVAVADTGNNRVLLWEAAV, encoded by the coding sequence ATGATGCGCGTCTCGCTCACCTCTAGTATTCAACATGCTGCCGCTCTCGCGCCGGCGCCTGCTCCGCTTCCGCTGCTGAATCCGGTGGGCGCCCGCATCGTACTCGGCGATCACCTCGCAGCGGACGGTCTTCCAGCACCGCTCTTACCGAGCCGCGCCACGCTCTTCGGCCCGCGCGGCGTGGCCTTCGCCAGCCGGCAGGGCCCCTTCTTTATCGCCGACACCGGGCACCATCGGCTCCTTGTCTGGCGGACCGTGCCCAACACGGACAATTCGCCGGCCGACCTCCTGATCGGCCAGCCCGACTTCAACGTGGAGGGACGCAACGCGGGGGGCAATGTGGGTCCAGCGACGCTCAACATGCCGAGCGGCATCGCCACAGATGGACGCGTCCTCGCAGTTGCAGATGCTTGGAACCATCGCATCCTCATCTGGTGCTCACTTCCTGAGGTCAACAATCAGCCAGCAGACATCGTGCTCGGTCAGGCCGATTTCAGCGGCGGACTCGCCAACCGCGGCTCGAGCAACGCCGGGCCGCATACGCTCAATTGGTGTTACGGCGTCACTATCGCGGACGGCCGCCTTTTCGTCGCCGACACTGGAAACCGCCGCGTTTTGATCTGGAACACGCTGCCGGGGGAAAATGGTCAGCCAGCTGACATGGTGCTTGGCCAGGCGGGAATGACGATCCATGACGACAACGCGGGCGCGGAAGCGAGTGCGGTCGGGATGCGCTGGCCGCACGCAATCGTCGTGGCAAATGGGCGCATCTTCGTCGCCGATGCCGGCAACAGCCGGATCATGGTGTGGAATGGTTTTCCCAATGCAGATGGCGCTCCAGCCAGCTTCGTGATTGGGCAGGCCGGTTTCGAAGCCGTCGATCACAATCGCGCTGCCTATGAACCGAGCGCGCACGCGCTCCAGATGCCGTATGGCATCACAGTGCACGACGACATGCTGGTTTGCGCCGACACGGGCAATTCTCGTCTCGTCGGCTTTCCCCTGCCGGGGCTCGCAATGGACGCGGCCGCCACAACGCTCACCGGCCAGCGTCGCTTCTCCGATAAGGGCGACAACCGCTGGCGGTTCGCGGCGCGCGACAGCCTGTGCTGGCCATTTGCCGTCACGGTCTGCGACGGGCTGGTCGCCGTCGCCGACACCGGCAATAACCGCGTGCTCCTGTGGGAGGCGGCAGTATGA
- the hypF gene encoding Carbamoyltransferase HypF — MSTQPAIANAAALESVQIRVRGRVQGVGFRPTVWRHAREVGLDGEVLNDGEGVLIRARGQGKDIETLVRRLRDEAPLLAAIEAIEVEPFTGRLAPGFRIIESNRSEARTEISPDAAICPACAAEVLDPFERRFRYAFTNCTHCGPRFTIIRSIPYDRSATTMAAFPVCAECAAEYGDPANRRFHAEPIACHACGPKAQLVRFDGRALTYEQHSMFDDVDAAMSLIQKGEIVAVKALGGYQLACDATRLDTVERLRLLKRREVKPFALMARDLDVIRRFCAVSPDEEEALCSPAAPIVLLDAAGPERLPEAVAPGMRMLGFMLPSTPLHVLMFRRMPRPVIMTSGNLSDEPQAIGDAEAARKLGTITPYALVHDREIANRVDDSVMRVMDGRMRLLRRARGYAPASISLPKGFEDSPDILAYGPEMKATFCLVKEGRAVLSQHQGDLQDAATWDDYRKNLALFRDLFAHDPQALACDMHPEYLSAKLARKRASEDSLALIEVQHHHAHIAACLTENARALDAPRVLGIALDGLGYGTDDTIWGGEFLLCDYRGFQRVGTFRPVAMVGGAAASREPWRNLYAHLTAQMGWAAFAMNFRQLPLFERLAAKPRAVLDTMIHDHINSPLASSCGRLFDAVAAALDVCFERQAYEGEAAARLEAIACPKTLAEEDDSLCYPMPIPVLKGSGLPYIEPLAMWNAILGDLILGTPQPIIAARFHKALARSIVTMAIQLARRDDEDAQPRFDTVALSGGCFQNRILLEQTVRRLEEKKFKVLTHAKVPANDGGVALGQATIAAAHLIDAERTRRKGGTSCALEFPDGS, encoded by the coding sequence ATGAGCACGCAGCCCGCCATCGCCAACGCCGCTGCTCTGGAAAGCGTCCAGATCAGGGTGCGCGGTCGCGTGCAGGGCGTCGGTTTCCGGCCGACCGTTTGGCGCCATGCCCGTGAAGTTGGCCTGGACGGTGAAGTGCTGAACGACGGAGAGGGAGTGCTCATCCGGGCCCGCGGCCAAGGGAAGGACATCGAGACGTTGGTCAGGCGCTTGCGCGACGAGGCACCGTTGCTCGCTGCGATCGAAGCGATCGAGGTCGAGCCCTTTACTGGAAGACTGGCGCCTGGGTTCCGCATCATCGAGAGCAACAGAAGTGAGGCCCGCACCGAGATTTCGCCCGACGCTGCCATCTGTCCCGCGTGTGCGGCTGAAGTGCTCGATCCGTTCGAGCGCCGCTTCCGCTACGCTTTCACCAACTGCACACATTGCGGCCCACGCTTCACCATCATCCGCTCGATCCCCTATGACCGCAGCGCCACGACAATGGCCGCCTTTCCCGTGTGCGCCGAATGCGCCGCCGAATATGGCGACCCGGCCAATCGGCGCTTCCACGCCGAGCCTATCGCCTGCCATGCCTGCGGCCCGAAAGCGCAGCTCGTCCGCTTCGATGGACGAGCCTTGACCTACGAGCAGCATTCGATGTTCGATGACGTCGATGCTGCAATGAGCTTGATCCAGAAAGGCGAAATCGTCGCCGTCAAGGCGCTCGGCGGCTACCAGCTCGCCTGCGATGCTACAAGGCTCGACACTGTCGAGCGGCTGCGGCTGCTTAAGCGGCGCGAGGTCAAGCCCTTCGCCCTCATGGCGCGCGACCTCGATGTGATCCGCCGATTCTGCGCCGTCAGCCCGGACGAGGAGGAAGCGTTGTGCTCGCCGGCAGCGCCGATCGTGCTCCTCGATGCGGCCGGTCCGGAACGCTTGCCTGAGGCTGTTGCTCCCGGAATGCGGATGCTCGGCTTCATGCTCCCCTCGACGCCGCTGCATGTGCTCATGTTCCGCCGCATGCCGCGCCCCGTGATCATGACCAGCGGCAACCTCTCGGACGAACCGCAAGCGATCGGCGACGCGGAGGCAGCGCGCAAGCTCGGGACCATCACCCCTTACGCCCTCGTTCACGACCGCGAAATCGCCAATCGCGTTGACGATTCCGTCATGCGCGTCATGGACGGGCGCATGCGTCTGTTACGCCGCGCGCGCGGCTACGCGCCGGCCTCCATTTCCCTGCCGAAGGGCTTCGAGGACTCGCCCGACATCCTCGCCTACGGCCCGGAGATGAAGGCGACTTTCTGTCTGGTAAAGGAAGGCCGGGCGGTGCTTTCCCAACATCAGGGCGATCTCCAGGACGCCGCGACCTGGGACGACTACAGGAAGAATCTCGCGCTCTTCCGGGATCTCTTCGCGCACGATCCGCAGGCGCTGGCCTGCGACATGCACCCGGAATACCTTTCCGCGAAGCTCGCGCGAAAACGTGCCAGTGAGGACAGTCTGGCGCTCATCGAGGTCCAGCATCACCACGCCCACATTGCCGCGTGTCTCACCGAGAACGCACGCGCGCTTGACGCGCCACGCGTGCTTGGCATCGCTCTCGACGGGTTGGGCTACGGCACGGACGACACAATCTGGGGTGGCGAATTCCTGTTGTGCGACTACCGCGGTTTCCAGCGTGTCGGCACCTTCCGGCCGGTGGCCATGGTAGGCGGTGCTGCCGCCTCGCGCGAGCCGTGGCGCAACCTTTACGCGCATCTGACCGCGCAGATGGGATGGGCCGCCTTCGCCATGAATTTTAGGCAGCTCCCATTGTTCGAGCGGCTGGCCGCCAAGCCTCGCGCGGTCTTGGACACGATGATCCACGATCACATCAATTCGCCTCTTGCTTCCTCCTGCGGCCGCCTTTTCGACGCGGTTGCGGCCGCGCTCGACGTCTGCTTCGAGCGCCAGGCCTATGAGGGCGAGGCCGCGGCGCGACTCGAGGCGATCGCATGTCCAAAGACGCTCGCAGAGGAAGACGACAGTCTCTGCTATCCGATGCCGATTCCCGTTCTTAAGGGATCTGGCCTCCCGTATATTGAGCCGCTTGCCATGTGGAACGCGATCCTAGGCGATCTGATCCTAGGCACGCCTCAACCGATCATTGCTGCGCGTTTTCACAAGGCGCTCGCCAGGTCCATTGTCACAATGGCAATCCAGCTGGCGCGGCGAGACGATGAAGACGCGCAGCCGCGTTTCGACACGGTGGCGCTGTCGGGTGGCTGCTTTCAAAACCGCATTCTTCTGGAACAGACGGTCCGTCGTCTCGAGGAAAAGAAATTCAAAGTTCTTACGCATGCCAAGGTGCCCGCCAACGACGGCGGGGTGGCTCTCGGCCAAGCAACCATCGCCGCCGCGCATCTCATCGATGCGGAACGAACACGGCGCAAGGGAGGAACATCATGTGCCTTGGAATTCCCGGACGGATCGTAA
- the hydA gene encoding Periplasmic [NiFe] hydrogenase small subunit precursor: MANLLWLQGGACSGNTMSFLNAEEPSVCDLVTDFGINVLWHPSLGLELGENLQKMLRALTSGQLPLDIFVFEGTVVNAPNGTGEWNRFAGRPMRDWVHDLSKVANFVVAIGDCATWGGIPATAPNPSESQGLQFLKRSQGGFLGKDYKSKAGLPVINVPGCPAHPDWITQIVVAVATGRAGDLALDEFQRPKTFFTSFTQTGCTRNMHFAYKVSATEFGQRKGCLFYDLGCRGPMTHSPCNRILWNRQSSKTRSGMPCLGCTEPEFPFFDLAPGTVFKTQTVMGVPKDMPAGVDKTGYIKLTAAAKAASPRWAEEDIFVV; this comes from the coding sequence ATGGCGAATCTTTTGTGGCTCCAGGGTGGGGCCTGCTCCGGCAACACGATGTCGTTCCTAAATGCGGAGGAACCAAGTGTCTGCGACCTTGTAACGGACTTCGGCATCAACGTGCTGTGGCACCCTTCGTTGGGTCTCGAGCTTGGTGAAAATCTCCAGAAGATGCTGCGGGCCCTGACGTCTGGCCAACTGCCGCTCGACATTTTCGTTTTCGAGGGAACGGTGGTCAATGCGCCGAACGGCACCGGTGAATGGAATCGCTTCGCCGGCCGTCCCATGCGGGATTGGGTTCATGATCTATCCAAGGTGGCAAACTTCGTGGTCGCCATTGGCGACTGTGCGACGTGGGGGGGCATTCCAGCCACAGCGCCAAACCCCTCCGAAAGCCAGGGACTCCAATTCCTGAAGCGTAGTCAAGGCGGTTTCCTTGGCAAGGATTATAAGTCCAAAGCCGGCCTTCCAGTGATCAATGTGCCGGGCTGTCCCGCCCATCCCGACTGGATCACGCAAATCGTCGTGGCGGTGGCAACCGGCCGCGCGGGCGATCTGGCGCTCGATGAATTCCAGCGGCCGAAGACCTTCTTCACCTCGTTTACCCAGACCGGCTGCACCCGCAACATGCACTTCGCCTACAAGGTTTCGGCGACCGAATTCGGCCAGCGCAAGGGCTGCCTCTTCTATGACCTTGGGTGCCGAGGGCCGATGACGCATTCGCCCTGCAATCGCATCTTGTGGAATCGTCAATCCTCCAAGACTCGCTCCGGCATGCCCTGCCTGGGCTGCACCGAGCCGGAGTTTCCCTTCTTTGACCTCGCCCCGGGCACTGTCTTCAAAACCCAGACCGTCATGGGCGTACCGAAGGACATGCCGGCAGGCGTGGACAAGACCGGTTACATCAAGCTGACGGCCGCCGCCAAAGCAGCCTCACCGCGGTGGGCTGAAGAAGACATCTTCGTCGTTTGA
- a CDS encoding hydrogenase 2 maturation endopeptidase, protein MIAPDPIIAVVGCGNPNRQDDGVGHQVIQSLKGKQFDRVSVRLLDAGTDGMAVMFSARGCSSLIVVDAAHTGVEAGAIYEVPGAELERPYKHGLNLHDFRWDAALHAGRQIFRDAFPSDVTVFLIEAAELGFGVGLTPAVSRAADKVACRIEALIEKRRSKDVT, encoded by the coding sequence ATGATCGCGCCGGATCCAATCATCGCAGTGGTGGGGTGTGGCAATCCGAACCGTCAGGATGACGGCGTCGGGCACCAGGTGATACAGAGCCTGAAGGGCAAGCAGTTTGATCGAGTGAGCGTAAGGCTGCTCGATGCGGGTACCGACGGGATGGCCGTCATGTTCTCGGCGCGCGGCTGTTCATCGCTCATCGTGGTTGACGCCGCCCACACGGGGGTGGAGGCCGGTGCAATCTACGAGGTTCCGGGGGCTGAACTCGAGCGTCCCTATAAGCACGGACTCAACCTCCATGACTTCCGTTGGGACGCAGCTCTTCACGCGGGCCGTCAAATCTTCCGCGATGCCTTTCCGAGTGACGTCACCGTCTTCTTGATCGAAGCCGCCGAGCTCGGCTTCGGCGTGGGCCTCACGCCAGCAGTCTCGCGGGCAGCCGATAAAGTTGCCTGCCGCATCGAGGCCCTGATTGAGAAGCGTCGGTCGAAGGACGTGACGTGA
- a CDS encoding Phosphorylated carbohydrates phosphatase, with protein sequence MKTAAFIFDVDGTLAETEEAHRQAFNATFAAAGLDWHWDAPLYGELLKVTGGKERIRAFLERAYPGVVMSDESIVGLHRQKTKAYGDIIVGGGVPLRPGVRELIQFAKLQGIKTAVATTTNLPNVDALCVAFWGEPAGAVFDVIAAGDEAPRKKPAPDIYTIALDRLGLEPKDCIAFEDSRNGLLSAKSAGLRVVVTPSQYSTGEDFTEADLCLPDLTGFDVAHFTRAPAEGLENP encoded by the coding sequence ATGAAGACCGCTGCCTTCATTTTCGACGTTGACGGCACACTTGCCGAGACGGAGGAGGCCCATCGGCAGGCCTTCAATGCGACATTCGCTGCCGCCGGTCTTGATTGGCACTGGGACGCGCCGCTCTATGGGGAACTCCTCAAGGTCACCGGCGGCAAAGAGCGGATCCGTGCCTTTCTTGAGCGCGCATACCCCGGAGTTGTCATGTCGGATGAGAGCATCGTCGGCCTGCATCGCCAAAAGACCAAGGCTTACGGCGATATCATCGTCGGCGGCGGCGTTCCCTTGCGTCCCGGCGTCCGGGAGCTCATCCAGTTCGCCAAGCTCCAAGGGATCAAAACCGCCGTGGCGACGACGACGAACCTGCCGAATGTCGATGCGCTTTGCGTCGCGTTCTGGGGCGAACCGGCCGGCGCTGTGTTCGATGTGATAGCCGCCGGCGACGAGGCGCCGCGCAAGAAGCCGGCCCCCGACATCTATACGATTGCGCTGGACCGGCTTGGCCTGGAGCCCAAGGACTGCATCGCATTCGAGGACTCGCGCAACGGCCTGCTCTCCGCGAAATCGGCGGGGCTTCGGGTCGTCGTTACGCCAAGCCAATACTCAACGGGAGAGGACTTCACGGAAGCGGATCTGTGTTTGCCGGATCTCACCGGATTCGACGTTGCCCATTTCACGAGAGCGCCGGCCGAAGGTTTAGAGAACCCGTAA
- a CDS encoding Periplasmic [NiFeSe] hydrogenase large subunit → MSAAVQTLDISPVGRVEGDLDVRVDIQNGVVVNAWTQAELFRGFEVILRDKDPQAGLVVTPRACGICGASHLTCAAWALDTAWKTEVPRNAILARNLGQIAESLQSLPRHHYGLFMIDYTHKNYSRSKYYEEAVRRWSPYTGTNYELGVTISGRPVEIYALLGGQWPHSSFMVPGGVMCAPTLTDVTRAWSILEHFRRNWMEPVWLGCSFERYEEIKSYDDFMAWLDERPEHANSDLGMFWRMSQDIGVDKYGKGHGKYVSWGYLPHEDKYNRPTIEGRNAAVIMKSGVYDGASDTHKLMDQIHTREDLMHAWYDEQSGKHPFDRVTKPVGKNPVDHTKQYSWATAVRHDQNGRLEAGPLARQLIAGGPHGERWQHHDPLVLDMYRKLGGASVMLRHFARMHEGVKLYRQAEHALREFRLNDPWYVKPTEKDGRGWGATEAIRGALCHWIEVQGGKIKNYQIITPTTWNVGPRSDRGELGPIEQALIGTPVADVNDPVEVGHVCRSYDSCLVCTVHAHHASTGKELARFRTA, encoded by the coding sequence ATGTCCGCAGCAGTTCAAACGCTTGATATTTCACCCGTCGGACGCGTCGAGGGCGACCTCGACGTGCGCGTCGATATCCAGAACGGCGTCGTCGTTAATGCGTGGACCCAGGCCGAACTCTTCCGCGGCTTCGAGGTGATCCTTCGCGACAAGGATCCTCAAGCGGGACTCGTAGTGACGCCACGCGCGTGTGGCATCTGCGGCGCCTCGCATCTGACTTGCGCCGCCTGGGCGCTCGACACCGCGTGGAAGACCGAGGTTCCCCGCAACGCCATCCTCGCGCGCAATCTCGGACAGATCGCAGAGAGCCTGCAGAGCCTTCCCAGGCACCATTACGGCCTCTTCATGATCGACTACACGCACAAGAACTACTCGCGCTCCAAATATTACGAGGAGGCGGTTCGGCGATGGTCACCATACACGGGTACCAACTACGAGCTCGGCGTTACGATTTCGGGCCGTCCCGTCGAAATTTATGCGCTTCTCGGTGGCCAGTGGCCGCATTCGAGTTTCATGGTCCCTGGCGGGGTGATGTGCGCGCCCACGCTGACTGACGTCACCCGCGCCTGGTCGATTCTGGAGCATTTCCGGCGCAACTGGATGGAGCCGGTATGGCTTGGCTGCTCCTTCGAGCGCTACGAGGAAATCAAATCCTACGACGACTTCATGGCGTGGCTAGACGAGCGGCCCGAGCATGCCAACTCAGACCTCGGGATGTTCTGGCGCATGAGCCAGGACATCGGCGTCGACAAATACGGCAAGGGCCACGGAAAATACGTGTCCTGGGGATATCTGCCTCATGAGGACAAGTACAACCGCCCGACGATCGAGGGCCGCAATGCGGCGGTGATCATGAAGAGCGGTGTTTATGATGGCGCCAGTGACACCCATAAGCTGATGGATCAGATTCACACCCGCGAGGATCTGATGCATGCCTGGTACGATGAACAGAGCGGCAAACACCCCTTCGACCGAGTCACCAAGCCGGTTGGCAAAAACCCCGTCGATCACACTAAGCAATATTCATGGGCGACGGCCGTTCGCCACGACCAGAACGGCAGGCTCGAAGCCGGTCCGCTGGCGCGCCAGCTCATTGCTGGCGGACCGCACGGAGAACGCTGGCAGCATCACGATCCGCTGGTGCTCGACATGTATAGGAAACTCGGAGGCGCAAGCGTCATGCTGCGTCATTTCGCCCGCATGCATGAAGGCGTGAAGCTCTATCGGCAAGCCGAGCATGCCCTGCGCGAATTCCGGCTGAACGATCCCTGGTATGTCAAACCGACGGAAAAGGATGGGCGGGGCTGGGGCGCCACCGAGGCGATCCGCGGCGCCCTTTGTCACTGGATCGAGGTGCAGGGCGGGAAGATCAAGAACTACCAGATCATTACGCCAACGACCTGGAACGTCGGTCCGCGTTCCGACCGTGGTGAACTTGGCCCGATCGAGCAAGCGCTCATCGGAACTCCGGTTGCCGACGTGAATGATCCTGTAGAGGTCGGGCATGTTTGTCGCTCATATGACTCGTGCCTCGTCTGTACTGTGCACGCCCATCACGCCAGCACGGGCAAGGAACTTGCACGTTTCCGCACGGCCTAG